One window of Hylemonella gracilis genomic DNA carries:
- a CDS encoding SPOR domain-containing protein yields the protein MNKQRGSTLLGFIIGVVVGLAVALLVALYVTKTPVPFMNKGQNRTPEQDAAELERNKDWKPNAPLATKTRPAPPPAEPEAAVPAPVTVPAAKSADPLGDLARAKINEDNKAANPNMLAYYIQVGAYYKPEDAEAQRARLSLTGVQARVLRAEDASGRLIYRVRVGPYERKEDADRAESQLKAAGQQTAQVRGQR from the coding sequence ATGAACAAGCAACGCGGCAGCACGCTACTCGGTTTCATCATCGGCGTCGTCGTCGGCCTGGCCGTGGCGCTGCTGGTCGCGCTTTACGTGACCAAGACGCCGGTGCCCTTCATGAACAAGGGCCAGAACCGCACGCCAGAACAGGATGCGGCCGAGTTGGAGCGCAACAAGGACTGGAAGCCCAACGCGCCCCTGGCGACCAAGACCCGTCCCGCGCCGCCACCCGCCGAACCCGAGGCGGCTGTGCCCGCGCCCGTGACGGTGCCTGCCGCCAAGTCGGCCGATCCGCTGGGTGATCTGGCGCGCGCCAAGATCAACGAGGACAACAAGGCAGCCAACCCCAACATGCTGGCCTACTACATCCAGGTGGGTGCCTATTACAAGCCCGAGGACGCCGAAGCCCAGCGTGCGCGCCTTTCCCTGACCGGCGTGCAGGCGCGCGTCCTGCGGGCCGAGGATGCCTCCGGTCGGCTGATCTACCGCGTGCGCGTGGGCCCTTACGAGCGCAAGGAAGACGCCGATCGCGCCGAAAGCCAGCTCAAGGCTGCGGGTCAGCAGACCGCCCAGGTGCGCGGCCAGCGCTGA
- the xdhC gene encoding xanthine dehydrogenase accessory protein XdhC, giving the protein MVHLSNDAAMLVRVVRTEGSAPRDVGAWMLVEFVPTTGAADEFTAAGVKVTGTIGGGHLEFEAIAFARALLAGKTALPDKDQRKALGPSLGQCCGGVVWLRYELLDARDAQSQALRLRTAAAATLPVALFGGGHVGQALARLLAGLPFALHWIDSREGIFPADITAGAVRLRCEHSDPVHAAVRDLLPGSAVLIMSFSHAEDLDILAACLTRAREQNDLPYIGLIGSRSKWATFRHRLAARGWGEEDFARVTCPIGVGGIAGEFRKQPEVIAVAVAAQLLQLPGQASR; this is encoded by the coding sequence ATGGTTCACCTGTCCAATGACGCCGCGATGCTGGTGCGCGTCGTGCGTACCGAGGGGTCCGCTCCGCGCGACGTGGGCGCGTGGATGCTGGTCGAGTTCGTCCCTACCACGGGTGCCGCTGACGAGTTCACCGCTGCGGGCGTCAAGGTGACGGGCACGATAGGCGGGGGGCACCTGGAATTCGAAGCCATTGCCTTTGCCCGGGCCTTGCTGGCCGGCAAGACAGCACTCCCCGACAAAGACCAGCGCAAAGCGCTGGGCCCTAGCCTGGGCCAATGCTGCGGTGGCGTGGTCTGGCTGCGGTATGAGTTGCTGGACGCGAGGGATGCGCAGTCCCAGGCGTTACGCCTGCGCACCGCCGCTGCGGCCACCTTGCCGGTGGCGCTTTTCGGCGGCGGTCATGTGGGCCAGGCCTTGGCCCGGTTGCTGGCGGGCCTGCCTTTCGCGCTGCACTGGATCGACAGCCGGGAAGGCATCTTTCCCGCCGACATCACGGCGGGCGCCGTGCGTTTGCGTTGTGAGCATTCAGATCCGGTGCACGCCGCCGTGCGGGATTTGCTGCCCGGCAGCGCCGTGCTGATCATGAGCTTCAGCCACGCGGAAGACTTGGACATCCTGGCCGCCTGCCTCACGCGTGCGCGGGAGCAGAACGACCTGCCCTACATCGGCCTGATTGGCAGCCGCAGCAAATGGGCGACTTTCCGCCATCGTTTGGCGGCGCGGGGGTGGGGCGAAGAAGATTTCGCCCGCGTGACCTGCCCCATCGGGGTGGGCGGCATCGCGGGCGAATTTCGCAAGCAGCCGGAGGTGATCGCCGTGGCCGTGGCGGCGCAGCTGCTGCAACTGCCAGGTCAGGCGTCGCGCTGA
- a CDS encoding DUF1425 domain-containing protein: MKQVLSYLTPTGAVRLAMPMLLSLVLAACSSSSLIDYRGGAFEDDIEVDKTSLSLVEGGLPQARAVLKNDTSKELKFEYKFVWLDTEGVPLDETDRPWRSAKLAGKDRMTVTGTAPFDRARRFQIQIREPQEIKK; the protein is encoded by the coding sequence ATGAAACAAGTCCTGTCCTATCTCACTCCCACGGGCGCCGTGCGCCTGGCCATGCCCATGCTCCTGAGCTTGGTGCTGGCCGCTTGCAGCTCGTCCTCCCTCATCGACTACCGCGGCGGTGCCTTCGAGGACGACATCGAGGTCGACAAGACCTCCCTTTCCCTGGTCGAAGGCGGCCTGCCGCAAGCCCGCGCCGTTCTGAAGAACGACACCAGCAAGGAGCTGAAGTTCGAATACAAATTCGTCTGGCTGGACACCGAAGGCGTGCCGCTGGACGAAACCGACCGCCCCTGGCGATCGGCCAAGCTGGCAGGCAAGGACCGCATGACGGTCACCGGCACGGCACCCTTTGACCGCGCACGCCGCTTCCAGATCCAGATTCGCGAACCGCAGGAAATCAAGAAGTGA
- a CDS encoding COG3014 family protein, with the protein MLLATLLAGCAGSSVFVPYPSTAQTYRQALDTGKPESAVKAIGSKTKSADGMLYLLERARVQQLEGHAEDSKADFDAAIARFQAQDEQATISASALAASGLSLYSNDNARPYQGRTYERVFVHQYQALNYLAQGDVQGALVEVRRANQVQVEALARKANAVDDARDKSEREAKAKGLDPDSYDKFFNEMDLAAGRVKSSFQNAATFYLSGLIYEATGQTNDAYIDYRKALEIAPDNPYLQKDVVRTGLRAGMDDARKLAQQLKLPTNPAAVAPAAEQGDLVVYLEEGLAPIKQPVTIPIYTRNTANYVSFPVYRSVPAPQAYTLSVDGAAHETTPLTDTRALAVRTLKDEVWDLLVHSFLRLIAKQDLQRNVQRNNQKSNEALVLGLATMLFTVATDQADLRSWLTLPGSAQVLRLPLAEGEHHIALPGRPGQAPITVEIRKGKPTLLHLTVLPGSIYSRVYPL; encoded by the coding sequence GTGCTGCTGGCCACCCTGCTGGCAGGTTGCGCTGGCAGCTCTGTGTTCGTCCCTTATCCCAGCACGGCGCAGACCTACCGGCAGGCCCTGGACACGGGAAAACCCGAAAGCGCCGTCAAGGCCATCGGCAGCAAGACCAAGAGTGCCGATGGCATGCTGTACCTGCTGGAACGGGCACGCGTCCAGCAGCTGGAAGGCCACGCCGAGGACAGCAAGGCCGATTTCGACGCGGCCATCGCGCGTTTCCAGGCCCAGGATGAGCAGGCCACCATCTCGGCCTCGGCCCTGGCGGCCTCGGGCCTGAGCCTCTACAGCAACGACAACGCCCGGCCCTACCAGGGACGCACTTATGAACGCGTCTTCGTCCATCAGTACCAGGCCCTGAACTACCTGGCGCAAGGGGATGTCCAAGGCGCGCTGGTGGAGGTACGCCGCGCGAATCAGGTGCAGGTGGAGGCACTGGCCAGAAAAGCCAACGCGGTGGACGACGCGCGCGACAAGTCCGAGCGGGAGGCCAAGGCCAAGGGACTGGACCCGGACAGCTACGACAAATTCTTCAATGAGATGGACCTGGCGGCGGGTCGGGTCAAATCCAGCTTCCAGAACGCGGCCACTTTCTACCTGTCAGGCCTGATCTATGAAGCCACGGGTCAGACCAACGACGCGTACATCGACTACCGCAAGGCGCTCGAAATCGCGCCCGACAATCCCTACCTGCAGAAGGACGTGGTCCGCACCGGCCTCAGGGCAGGCATGGACGACGCCAGAAAACTGGCCCAGCAACTCAAATTGCCGACCAATCCGGCGGCGGTGGCGCCAGCCGCGGAACAGGGCGATCTGGTGGTGTACCTGGAGGAAGGGCTCGCGCCGATCAAGCAGCCGGTCACGATCCCGATCTACACCAGGAACACCGCCAACTACGTCAGCTTCCCGGTGTATCGCTCGGTGCCTGCACCGCAGGCCTACACGCTGTCGGTGGATGGCGCGGCACATGAGACCACCCCACTGACCGACACCCGCGCATTGGCCGTGCGCACGCTCAAGGACGAAGTCTGGGACCTGCTGGTGCATTCCTTCCTGCGCCTGATTGCCAAGCAGGATCTGCAGCGCAACGTCCAGCGCAACAACCAGAAGAGCAACGAAGCGTTGGTGCTGGGCCTCGCCACCATGCTGTTCACCGTCGCCACCGACCAGGCGGACCTGCGTTCCTGGCTGACCCTGCCCGGCAGCGCGCAGGTACTGCGCCTGCCCTTGGCCGAGGGCGAGCATCACATTGCCTTGCCGGGCCGGCCCGGACAAGCACCGATCACGGTCGAAATACGTAAAGGCAAACCCACCTTGCTGCACCTGACCGTTTTGCCGGGTAGTATCTACAGCCGGGTTTATCCTCTGTGA
- a CDS encoding 2TM domain-containing protein — MQIPDLERQARRRAGAKLGWYIHATVYLAVNLLLMILSAQSPRGWAIYPAMGWGLGLLIHGLVVFVLTSGVHEGLVQRERRRLLAQREDRLS, encoded by the coding sequence ATGCAGATCCCTGACCTCGAACGCCAGGCCCGGCGCCGCGCCGGCGCCAAGCTGGGCTGGTACATCCACGCTACCGTCTACCTCGCCGTCAATCTGCTGCTGATGATCTTGTCGGCGCAGAGCCCGCGCGGCTGGGCTATCTATCCGGCGATGGGCTGGGGCCTGGGCCTCCTCATTCACGGCCTGGTGGTGTTTGTGCTCACCAGCGGGGTGCACGAAGGACTGGTGCAGCGGGAGCGCCGCCGGCTGCTCGCGCAGCGCGAGGACCGCCTGTCATGA
- the lpoB gene encoding penicillin-binding protein activator LpoB: protein MKHSLSYTLKTSTSTVLLAAAALGLLGLSGCASKVEYGDATGVETVNTDFGSSDLQLIAEKMVDDLLSSPAMRDIAPNGERPILFIESIKNKTVEHIDTESITDTISTKLLNSRRFRFVDMTRMDAVQKQLDYQKNSGLVDETKAAQMGRQLGAKFMLYGNLASITKSAGSTKDIYYKFTLKLSNIESGIVEFQSEKEIRKTRKKSLFGG from the coding sequence ATGAAACACAGCCTGTCCTACACACTGAAAACCTCCACCTCCACGGTCTTGTTGGCCGCTGCCGCGCTGGGCCTGCTCGGCTTGTCCGGTTGCGCCTCCAAGGTGGAGTACGGCGACGCCACCGGCGTGGAAACCGTGAACACCGATTTCGGCTCCTCCGATCTGCAATTGATCGCGGAAAAGATGGTGGACGACCTGCTCTCCTCGCCCGCGATGCGTGACATCGCGCCCAATGGCGAGCGCCCGATCCTGTTCATCGAAAGCATCAAGAACAAGACCGTTGAGCACATCGACACCGAGTCGATCACCGACACCATCTCGACCAAGCTGCTGAATTCCCGCCGCTTCCGCTTCGTGGACATGACCCGCATGGACGCGGTCCAGAAGCAACTGGACTACCAGAAGAACAGCGGTCTGGTGGACGAAACCAAGGCCGCGCAGATGGGTCGCCAGCTGGGCGCGAAGTTCATGCTTTACGGCAATCTGGCTTCCATCACCAAGTCGGCCGGCTCGACCAAGGACATCTACTACAAGTTCACGCTCAAGCTGTCCAACATCGAAAGCGGCATCGTGGAATTCCAGAGCGAGAAGGAAATCCGCAAGACCCGCAAGAAGAGCCTGTTCGGCGGTTGA
- a CDS encoding DUF6622 family protein — protein sequence MLIQLLIQHPEALPTVIRNTPPWVGGLALGLAILGASQWKDRQASLARVSLTPLAMTSFSVWGTLSALGGSALLPQALGVWMTAAVAVFALVVRLPSPARYDAASRTYAIPGSGAPLLLMLGIFLVKYVVGVDLVMAPQLMQEPAYALTVASLYGAFTGLFVGRAARLWKLALRGRRAVTA from the coding sequence ATGCTGATTCAACTGCTCATTCAACACCCCGAAGCTCTGCCCACGGTCATCCGCAACACGCCCCCCTGGGTCGGGGGGCTGGCTCTCGGCCTGGCCATTCTGGGCGCCAGCCAATGGAAGGATCGCCAGGCCAGCCTGGCGCGCGTGTCACTGACGCCGCTCGCCATGACCAGTTTCTCAGTTTGGGGCACGCTGTCCGCCCTGGGTGGCTCGGCCCTGCTGCCCCAGGCCTTGGGCGTTTGGATGACGGCGGCCGTGGCCGTCTTCGCCCTGGTGGTTCGCCTGCCATCGCCGGCCCGTTACGACGCCGCCTCCCGCACCTACGCCATTCCCGGCAGTGGAGCACCCCTGCTGCTGATGCTGGGCATCTTCCTGGTGAAGTACGTGGTCGGCGTGGACCTCGTCATGGCCCCGCAACTGATGCAAGAGCCCGCGTATGCCTTGACCGTCGCCAGCCTGTATGGCGCCTTCACCGGCCTTTTCGTCGGTCGCGCCGCCCGCCTCTGGAAGCTGGCCCTGCGAGGCCGCCGCGCGGTCACCGCCTGA
- the argP gene encoding HTH-type transcriptional regulator ArgP — translation MLDAKQLDALAAVVEHGGFGPAAQALHLTLAAISLRIKSLEAELGRRLLVRGKTVRATAAGQALLAHVKQVRAMEADLLATLQGAGSVDGGAGSRAWQTLPVAINADSVASWFLPGVAPVLARQRLLLDIMIDDQDHTHDALKSGDVLGCVTTLAAPLRGCLAEPLGVLRYHGVAAPALARECRDRQGQLSVHQLLAQPAIIFNRKDALQDTYLEQHFDLRQPPYPRHYAPSVEAFDTAIALGLGWGMVPAHTLAARRDKAEGAFEELLPGATVDVALYWQHWARESPSAQMLTAAVKQAARKLDGGG, via the coding sequence ATGCTGGATGCCAAACAACTGGATGCCCTGGCCGCCGTGGTCGAGCACGGCGGCTTTGGTCCCGCCGCGCAGGCCCTGCACCTGACGCTGGCTGCCATTTCCCTGCGCATCAAGTCGCTGGAGGCCGAGCTCGGCCGGCGCCTGCTGGTGCGGGGCAAAACGGTGCGCGCCACGGCGGCCGGGCAGGCCCTGCTGGCGCATGTGAAGCAGGTCAGGGCCATGGAAGCCGACTTGCTCGCCACCTTGCAGGGCGCGGGCAGCGTGGACGGCGGCGCCGGCAGCCGCGCCTGGCAGACCCTGCCGGTGGCCATCAACGCCGATTCGGTGGCGAGCTGGTTTCTGCCTGGGGTCGCGCCGGTCCTGGCGCGCCAACGCCTGTTGCTCGACATCATGATCGACGACCAGGACCATACGCACGACGCACTCAAGAGCGGGGATGTGCTGGGCTGTGTCACCACGCTGGCCGCACCGCTGCGTGGCTGCCTCGCCGAGCCGCTGGGCGTGCTGCGCTACCACGGCGTGGCCGCGCCCGCGCTGGCGCGGGAATGCCGCGATCGTCAGGGCCAGCTTTCCGTCCACCAGTTGCTGGCGCAGCCGGCCATCATCTTCAACCGCAAGGACGCGCTGCAGGACACTTACCTGGAACAGCATTTCGACCTGCGCCAGCCGCCCTATCCGCGCCACTACGCGCCCTCGGTGGAAGCCTTCGACACCGCCATCGCCCTGGGCCTGGGCTGGGGCATGGTGCCCGCGCACACGCTGGCGGCCCGGCGTGACAAGGCGGAGGGCGCCTTCGAGGAGCTGCTGCCCGGCGCGACGGTGGACGTGGCGCTGTACTGGCAGCACTGGGCACGTGAATCACCCTCCGCGCAGATGTTGACGGCGGCCGTCAAGCAGGCGGCGCGCAAGCTGGATGGAGGGGGGTAA
- a CDS encoding thiol:disulfide interchange protein DsbA/DsbL — protein sequence MQRREFTRALTAAGLGSAVALPATFPLNASAQGAGFESGRDYLPLKQTAPVETPAGQIEVVEFFSYYCPHCNAFEPTLEAWSRRLPKDVVLRRVPVAFVGPRPETRQRLFYALEALGKLNQLHAKVFRAVHVDRQRLEDPAGIADWLATQGVDKKQFTDAYNSFSVAAKVGRANQLVSAYQVDGVPALGVAGRYYTDASLTRSMERSLQVVDFLAGEVKKGR from the coding sequence ATGCAACGCCGTGAATTTACCCGTGCCCTGACCGCCGCCGGCCTGGGCAGTGCCGTCGCCCTGCCGGCCACTTTTCCCCTGAACGCATCGGCGCAGGGCGCAGGCTTCGAAAGTGGTCGCGACTACCTGCCGCTCAAGCAGACCGCGCCCGTGGAAACGCCGGCAGGCCAGATCGAGGTGGTCGAGTTCTTCTCTTACTACTGCCCGCACTGCAACGCCTTCGAGCCCACATTGGAGGCCTGGAGCCGCCGCCTGCCCAAGGACGTGGTGCTGCGTCGCGTGCCCGTGGCCTTCGTGGGCCCCCGCCCGGAAACCCGCCAGCGTCTTTTCTATGCGCTGGAAGCCCTGGGCAAGTTGAATCAGTTGCATGCCAAGGTGTTCCGCGCCGTGCATGTGGATCGTCAGCGTCTGGAGGATCCCGCCGGCATTGCCGACTGGCTCGCGACCCAGGGCGTGGACAAGAAGCAGTTCACGGACGCGTACAACTCCTTCAGCGTTGCGGCCAAGGTCGGGCGCGCCAACCAGTTGGTGAGCGCCTACCAAGTGGACGGCGTGCCGGCGCTGGGCGTGGCGGGCCGCTATTACACCGACGCGTCGCTCACGCGCAGCATGGAGCGCTCGCTCCAGGTCGTCGATTTCCTCGCTGGCGAAGTGAAGAAGGGTCGCTGA
- a CDS encoding LysR family transcriptional regulator, translating to MDPRHLVQLATILEKGSITQASRHLHLTQPTLTHNMQTLEMQAGGTLFERSRFGVRSTPLGEMLAREGRAIARRLQDASEVGARHRGGLNRQLRLGSGPIVGAALLPGLVQVLQRQFPDMALRVQSDRPHLLVEQLIDGRQDLVIAPSWLDKPPPGIERCLMVKDDLGVYCGAAHPLAARGRLDPGDADGMPWISLGTASPFDQAVGEMLRVAGVESPRNDIAVLGEAFVLLRILSAGGHLSVLPHYPMRLLQAQFPVTELKLSVPSQPRPIYLWCRAPLLEDPRFLAIRDAILAYAASL from the coding sequence ATGGATCCACGCCATCTGGTCCAACTGGCGACCATCCTCGAAAAGGGTTCGATCACCCAGGCCAGTCGCCATCTGCACCTGACCCAGCCCACGCTGACGCACAACATGCAGACGCTGGAGATGCAGGCCGGCGGGACTTTGTTCGAGCGCAGCCGCTTCGGTGTGCGCAGCACGCCCCTGGGCGAAATGCTGGCGCGCGAAGGCCGTGCCATCGCCCGCCGTTTGCAGGATGCAAGCGAGGTCGGCGCGCGCCATCGCGGGGGGCTGAACCGGCAACTGCGTCTGGGCAGCGGCCCCATCGTCGGGGCGGCCCTGCTGCCGGGTTTGGTGCAGGTGCTGCAGCGGCAATTTCCCGACATGGCCTTGCGCGTGCAGAGCGACCGGCCGCACCTGCTGGTCGAGCAACTCATCGACGGTCGGCAGGACCTGGTGATTGCGCCCTCCTGGCTGGACAAACCGCCGCCGGGCATCGAGCGCTGCCTGATGGTCAAGGACGACCTGGGTGTCTATTGCGGCGCCGCGCACCCCTTGGCCGCGCGCGGGCGGCTGGACCCGGGCGACGCGGACGGCATGCCGTGGATCAGCCTGGGCACGGCCTCGCCCTTCGACCAGGCCGTGGGCGAGATGCTGCGCGTCGCTGGCGTGGAGAGTCCGCGCAATGACATTGCCGTGCTGGGCGAGGCGTTCGTGCTGCTGCGCATCCTGAGCGCGGGCGGGCACCTTTCGGTGCTGCCGCACTACCCCATGCGCTTGCTGCAGGCGCAGTTTCCAGTCACGGAGCTGAAGCTGTCGGTGCCGTCCCAGCCGCGTCCCATTTACCTTTGGTGCCGCGCGCCCTTGCTGGAAGACCCGCGTTTCCTGGCGATCCGGGACGCCATCCTGGCCTACGCGGCCTCGCTCTGA
- the argS gene encoding arginine--tRNA ligase — protein MLSVKNELLQTLSIVLEQLLPGAGARAAFESPKLAEHGDLATTAAMQIAKPLKQPPRQVAEELRRALLAMPAFSIWVEAVEIAGPGFINIRLKPAAKQEIVREVLGAGERYGRQTPNGQRMMVEFVSANPTGPLHVGHGRQAALGDAISNLYATQGWEVYREFYYNDAGVQIQTLAVSVQARARGLKPGDPGWPESAYNGDYIADIAADFMAGKTVQADDRSYTASGQVDDLDSMRLFAVAYLRHEQDLDLQAFNLRFDNYYLESSLYTSGKVDTTVEKLRAAGKTYEQDGALWLRSTDYGDDKDRVMRKGDGSYTYFVPDVAYHISKWERGFQKVVNIQGTDHHGTIARVRAGLQAAGVGIPQGYPDYVLHTMVRVVRGGEEVKISKRAGSYVTLRDLIEWTSKDAVRFFLLSRKPDTEYTFDVDLAVQKNNDNPVYYVQYAHARICSVLAAWREKEGGDPVTLRDADLAALDTSAAHTLMLKLAQYPDMLTGAARDFAPHDVAFYLRDLAASYHSYYDAERILVEDEAVKRARLALVAATAQVLRNGLAVLGVSAPVKM, from the coding sequence ATGTTGTCCGTCAAAAACGAGCTGCTCCAGACCCTGTCCATCGTGCTGGAACAGTTGTTGCCCGGCGCGGGCGCCCGCGCGGCGTTCGAGTCGCCCAAGCTGGCCGAGCACGGCGATCTGGCCACCACCGCCGCCATGCAGATCGCCAAGCCACTCAAGCAGCCGCCCCGCCAGGTTGCCGAGGAGCTGCGGCGTGCCCTGCTGGCCATGCCCGCCTTTTCCATCTGGGTCGAGGCGGTGGAAATCGCCGGGCCTGGCTTCATCAACATCCGGCTCAAGCCCGCCGCCAAGCAGGAAATCGTGCGCGAGGTGCTGGGTGCGGGCGAACGCTATGGCCGCCAGACGCCGAATGGCCAGCGCATGATGGTGGAGTTCGTCTCCGCCAACCCGACCGGGCCGCTGCACGTGGGCCACGGGCGCCAGGCCGCCCTGGGAGACGCCATCTCCAACCTCTACGCCACCCAGGGCTGGGAGGTGTACCGCGAGTTCTATTACAACGACGCGGGCGTGCAGATCCAGACCCTGGCCGTGAGCGTGCAGGCGCGCGCGCGCGGCCTCAAGCCCGGCGACCCGGGCTGGCCCGAGAGTGCCTACAACGGCGACTACATCGCCGACATCGCGGCCGACTTCATGGCCGGCAAGACCGTGCAGGCCGACGACCGCAGCTACACGGCCAGCGGCCAGGTGGACGACCTGGACAGCATGCGCCTGTTCGCCGTGGCCTACCTGCGCCACGAGCAGGACCTGGACCTGCAGGCCTTCAACCTGCGTTTCGACAACTACTACCTGGAGTCCAGCCTCTACACCAGCGGCAAGGTGGACACCACGGTCGAGAAACTGCGCGCCGCCGGCAAGACCTACGAGCAGGACGGCGCGCTCTGGCTGCGCAGCACCGACTACGGCGACGACAAAGACCGCGTCATGCGCAAGGGCGACGGCAGCTACACCTACTTCGTGCCGGACGTGGCCTACCACATCAGCAAGTGGGAGCGCGGTTTCCAGAAGGTCGTCAACATCCAGGGCACGGACCACCACGGCACCATCGCACGCGTGCGCGCCGGCCTGCAGGCGGCGGGCGTTGGCATTCCCCAGGGCTACCCCGACTATGTGCTGCACACCATGGTGCGCGTGGTGCGCGGTGGCGAGGAGGTCAAGATCAGCAAGCGCGCGGGGTCCTACGTGACGCTGCGCGACCTGATCGAATGGACCAGCAAGGACGCCGTGCGTTTCTTCCTGCTCAGCCGCAAGCCCGACACGGAGTACACCTTCGATGTCGACCTGGCCGTGCAGAAGAACAACGACAACCCGGTTTACTACGTGCAGTACGCGCATGCGCGCATCTGTTCCGTGTTGGCGGCCTGGCGCGAGAAGGAGGGCGGCGACCCGGTGACCCTGCGCGACGCCGACCTGGCCGCACTGGACACGTCGGCCGCGCACACGCTGATGCTCAAGCTCGCCCAGTACCCGGACATGCTGACCGGTGCCGCGCGCGATTTCGCCCCGCACGATGTGGCTTTTTACCTGCGTGATCTCGCGGCCAGTTACCACAGCTACTATGATGCCGAGCGCATTCTTGTGGAGGACGAGGCCGTCAAGCGTGCCCGCCTGGCCCTGGTGGCCGCCACCGCGCAGGTGCTGCGCAACGGCTTGGCCGTGTTGGGCGTGAGCGCTCCCGTGAAGATGTGA
- a CDS encoding LysE/ArgO family amino acid transporter, which produces MSFALPMSPAFLSGMVLSLSLIMAIGPQNAHVLRMGLQRQHLALTVAICVLADVVLIALGVAGLAQLGGLSDKLHGALIGAGALFLAVYGWQAMRRFLRPVAVDLQAAALQPPAMTRRQAVLAALAFSWLNPHAWLDTAVLIGTASLAYGLDGGPGRAVFGLGAATGSLLWFAGLGLTLFWLGRRLNSVAVWRALDGLVALMMWGTALWLVTSLF; this is translated from the coding sequence ATGTCCTTCGCCCTGCCTATGTCTCCCGCCTTCCTGTCCGGCATGGTGCTGAGCCTGTCGCTCATCATGGCCATCGGCCCGCAGAACGCCCATGTGCTGCGCATGGGCCTGCAGCGCCAGCACCTGGCCCTGACCGTCGCCATCTGCGTGCTGGCCGACGTGGTGCTGATCGCTTTGGGCGTGGCGGGCCTGGCGCAGCTCGGCGGTCTGTCCGACAAGCTGCATGGCGCCTTGATCGGTGCGGGTGCGCTCTTCCTCGCGGTCTACGGCTGGCAAGCGATGCGGCGCTTCCTGCGCCCGGTCGCGGTGGACCTGCAAGCCGCCGCGCTCCAGCCACCGGCCATGACCCGCCGTCAGGCCGTGCTGGCGGCGCTGGCCTTCTCCTGGCTCAACCCGCATGCCTGGCTGGACACGGCGGTGCTGATCGGCACGGCCTCCCTGGCCTATGGCCTGGACGGCGGTCCGGGACGCGCCGTTTTCGGCCTGGGTGCCGCCACCGGCTCGCTGCTGTGGTTCGCCGGACTGGGCCTGACCCTGTTCTGGCTGGGCCGGCGCTTGAACTCGGTCGCGGTCTGGCGCGCGCTGGACGGCCTGGTCGCGCTGATGATGTGGGGCACCGCGCTGTGGCTGGTGACCAGCCTGTTCTGA